Proteins encoded in a region of the Salvelinus fontinalis isolate EN_2023a chromosome 17, ASM2944872v1, whole genome shotgun sequence genome:
- the LOC129813713 gene encoding cyclin-dependent kinase 5-like, producing MQKYEKLEKIGEGTYGTVFKAKNRETHEIVALKRVRLDDDDEGVPSSALREICLLKELKHKNIVRLHDVLHSDKKLTLVFEFCDQDLKKYFDSCNGDLDPETVKSFMYQLLKGLAFCHSRNVLHRDLKPQNLLINRNGELKLADFGLARAFGIPVRCYSAEVVTLWYRPPDVLFGAKLYSTSIDMWSAGCIFAELANAGRPLFPGNDVDDQLKRIFRLLGTPTEEQWQTMTKLPDYKPYPMYPATTSLVNVVPKLSSTGRDLLQNLLKCNPVQRISAEEALQHPYFADFCLP from the exons ATGCAGAAGTATGAAAAACTTGAGAAGATTGGAGAGG GCACATATGGAACTGTTTTCAAAGCAAAAAATAGAGAAACGCATGAAATCGTGGCTTTAAAAAGAGTGAGATTGGATGACGACGATGAG GGGGTCCCAAGTTCTGCCCTGCGAGAAATTTGCCTCCTGAAAGAACTGAAGCATAAAAACATTGTGAG ATTGCATGATGTTCTGCACAGTGACAAGAAGTTAACATTGGTGTTTGAATTTTGTGATCAG GATCTAAAGAAATACTTTGACAGCTGCAATGGAGACCTAGATCCAGAAACTGTCAAG TCGTTCATGTACCAGCTGTTGAAGGGGCTTGCCTTCTGCCACAGTCGGAATGTTCTCCACAGAGACCTGAAGCCACAGAACCTCCTCATCAATAGG AATGGGGAATTGAAGCTGGCTGACTTTGGCTTGGCTCGAGCCTTTGGAATCCCAGTGAGATGTTACTCAGCAGAG gtTGTGACATTGTGGTATAGGCCCCCAGATGTGCTCTTCGGTGCTAAGCTTTATTCTACCTCTATTGACATGTGGTCTGCTGGATGCATATTTGCAG AGTTGGCAAACGCTGGAAGGCCCCTGTTTCCGGGTAATGACGTTGACGACCAGCTGAAGAGGATCTTCCG ATTGTTGGGTACACCAACTGAAGAACAGTGGCAGACAATGACAAAGCTTCCAGACTACAAG CCGTACCCCATGTATCCAGCTACGACCTCACTGGTGAATGTTGTCCCCAAACTCAGTAGCACAGGACGGGATCTCCTGCAG AATCTGTTGAAGTGTAATCCTGTTCAGAGGATCTCTGCAGAGGAGGCATTACAGCACCCTTACTTTGCTGATTTCTGCCTACCGTAG